Genomic DNA from Novipirellula galeiformis:
AACGAAACCAGTTGGGGCGTGATGAAGAGTTTGTGGACGGCCGAAGCTCAGGGACTCGATCGTTACCAAACCGTTCAAAACAACTTTAGTTTGATCAATCGACGCTGTGAAAGTGAGTTGGCCCAAGTCCTACGAAACGAGAAGTTGAGTCTGCTGCCATACTCGCCGCTCGGCGGAGGGGTTTTGACGGGCAAGTACAACCAAACACCTCCAGCGGGCGCTCGCTTTACGGACTATTTGCTCAAGGGTGAACCGCGTCAAAAGAAGATGGCTCAGCGATTCGTGAACGACCGCACGCTCGAGACAGCGCGGCGGATGGAGGAAATCGCCCAGTCGATTGGGACCTCGGTTACGGCGCTGGCGGTCGCTTGGAGCCGCCAGCATGATTTTGTCGCTTCGACGATCATTGGGGCGACAAGTACGGCTCAACTCAAGGAGTCGTTAGTGGCAAAGGAGTTGATTTTGGACGCCGAAACCTTGGCACGCATCGATCAAGTCGATGCGGAGATTCCAACTCCGATGACCGAGGACGGATTGCGACGTTTGTAGCAATTGGAGCGGTTGTGATGGGGGATTTTCGAGAAAATCGAACTTCAGGGCTCCGTTTTTCGTCATTGTTCTAAAACGTGAACTATTTTGGCGTTCATGAAGAACGTCGTCATTGTCCTGATGAACCTGATTGTCGTGACCACTTGTGGTGCCACGGATTGGTTGACGCTGCCGAGCAAGTACAGCCACGATCCGGTTACGTTGCAACGCGTCGCCCAGTTCCAACCTGCGGCAACTCCTGCGGTTCCCGAATCCGCAAACTTTCGCACCAGCGGCTATACGCACGTTCGCAGCAATTTGAACTACGGGCAATCGTCGGACAACTATCACCGCGTGGAGACTTGGGGCGATCCCGTTCGCCCCTATGGTGAATGGCAGTATCCGTTTCGACCCTACAGCGTCCCCTATGCCGCCTGGGGAGCCCCGTTTGCTGGGATGCATGTCGGTCCCTACGGCAATGCTCCCTTCGGCAATGTGCCCTACGGGCAAGCCGATCGTAGAGAGCATTCCCAAGGCAACGGGGATCATCGCGATCGGGGCTATGATGATCGCTCAGGCTATCGGCCATAGCGGTGAAATCGCCGCGTCGCATCCCTTATAAACACCCGCCCTTTTGGGAGGGTCGGACGCGGGCCGCGTCCGGGGAGGGCTGGTGACCCTGAACTTGCACGCTCCATTTCTAACACCCCGGCGACCCCACCCAGAGCTAGCTAAACGCTCGCTCTGACCTCCCCCAGACAAGTTTTGGGGAGGTGTTGCACGCGGAAGCACCCTCTCCCATTGGGGATCGTTTAGCCTAGCAATTCCGATGCGACTGAGTCGGCGAACAAGATGCCCCGTGGGGTCAATGAAATATGATCGCCGCGGCGTTGAATGAAGCCGTCACGCGTCGATGTTTCGATTGCCTCGGCACACAATGTAAACAGGTCGACGCCAGTCTCGCGACTCAGTTTGGCAAAGTCGATGCCGTCGATCATGCGGACGCCGAAGGCAGCACGCTCGCGTGCGTATTGCTCTTGAGTGATCGGTTCGGATTCGGCGATGGGCGATTGGTTGCTTTCGATTCGCTTAAGATACGTTGTGGTACTGCGATGATTGACTTCACGACGTCCCTCGACGAATCTTGCCGCGCCGGGGCCTGCCGCGTACCAGCCTCGTCCTTCCCAGTAGGCAAGGTTGTGGCGACAACGAAAACCGTCTTTGGCAAAGTTTGAAATCTCGTAGTGATGGATCCCTCGTTGAGCAGTCACTTGGCGCGTCAGCGTGTACATCGCGACTTCGACGTCCTCGTCCACCCCTTCCAATCGGCCCAGGCGTTTTGCGTTCCAGAACGACGTCCCCTTCTCGAACGTCAACGCATAGGTGGAAAGATGGTTGATCGGTAAATCGAGGGCGGTTTGTAAATCCGCTTGCCAATCGGAAACGCTTTCTCCGGGGGCGGCAAAGATCAAATCAACCGAGACATTGCCGATCCACTTCGCGGCAAGTTCGATGGCCGCCGCGGCTTGGGCGGCCGAATGACTTCGCTGCAACAACTTTAGCTTTTCAGGGGTGAACGATTGGACGCCCAGGCTGATGCGATTGATTCCGTTGTCGGCAAGCACGCGAAGTTTTTCTTCATCGATGTCTTCCGGGTTCGCTTCCACACTTCGCTCGGAATGCTCCGACAAATCAAATCGAACGGCGAGTTGCTTGAGTAGCCAATCGAGTTCTGCGACAGGTAGGTGCGTCGGAGTTCCGCCGCCCAAGAAGAGGGTGTCGATTTCGGGGCGATCAAGTGACGCGAGTTCTTGATCGATCGCGGAGAGAAATGGTTTCATCAGCTCGTCGCGGTTGGCGATCACACTGAAGTTGCAATAGCCGCAGCGATGTCGGCAAAACGGAACATGGACGTAGGCCGATCGCGAAGTCGGCCACGCCCAGTTTGGATCGCTAGGGGCTAGCTTGGTTTGCATCGTTAGAGCCACAGTTTTAGCCGGCCACCGATGGCATCAGGAAGCGCCTTTTGCACAAGCCGTTTGACCTGTGTGTCGTTGTAACGCGTGCTGAGGTGCGACGCGATGATCAGTTCGTTTTGAAACCGATCGGCGCGTTGTCGGTAATCGTCGATATGCATATGCCCGTGCTTGTGGATCTTTTCCTTGCGGTGTTCGGGGGCGACGAAGGTCAATTCGCTGACCAGAGTCTTGGCTTCGTAAAAGACAGGATTGTTGTCGAGTCCCGGAGGCGAGGTGTCGCCGGTGTACGCAAACACCGGGACGCGAGTTTCTTCGGTGATCTCGGTCCCGGCAAGTTTGAGGTCTCGGATCTTGTCGCCCTGGAGACCTTGGAACTCGGGCTTCAATTTGTGACGGCGTTGATGAATGACAAAGCCAAGTGAATCAATCGTATGGCGGGTCGGTAGCGATGTCACGATATACTCGCGGCTGATCGAAGTTTCGTCACCTGGCAACAAGCCGATCAATTCACATGGCATCGCGCCTCGGTCAAGTCGCCGAAACATTTGCAGCATGTCCCAAGTCGTATCGACCGCAGAATCGGGAAGGTAGATCACCGGTGGGTCCATCTTCATCATGCGTCGGCGAGAAACGTAAGCCGGCAATGCCGCGATGTGGTCCAGGTGGGCGTGCGAGATAAACATGGTGGGGGTTCCCATGAAATCCCATGGTTGCCCGCCACAATCAAACAGCACCTTTAGTTCGTTCACACGCCAATAGGTTTGCACGGCCGCGCGAGAATAGCCTTCGATGGTTAGCCCATCGTGAACGTGAGTTAGAACGGGAAGGTTTTCAACCATCGGGCCGCAGAAATGAGTGCGAATTGTGAGGGAACGTGTCCAGGCCCGAACAAGATATCGTGAAGGGGTGGTTTGCTGTACCGGACACGATTGATGGCATGCCGCCAAGATCCGTGAGCGCCGGCGAAAGAAATCTGGGCGTCTTTTCCGGCAGTGGACCTTGGATCAAAAAACTGTCGTGCGAGGGGGGGGTAACGAGATTCACCCCATCTCGCGACGTTAACGCATGCGGATTGGCATGTTGCTCGCTTCAATCGCTTTGGCACCGTAGTTGTCCACTTCGTTGACATTCAAACTGTCTGAATAGTGTGCGGTTCGTACCACATAGATGTCGCCATGCTCACGCTGTTCCACCGCCGCCCCATGGTGTCGGGTCAATTCGAGTGTGGCGAGGAACCAACCGATTAAGGACGACTTGTGGATGCCGCCGGTGACCAAGTCCATCAACGGAACTTGTTCGTCTAATTTCAAACGATCGTGAATCCGTTGCATATAAACGTGAATCGGGGTGTCGTCGTAGACGACTTCGGTGGGAGGCGGACCGGCGGCTTCACGCATGATTCGCCCGAACGCACTAACCAAATCCCAGATTTCGAGATCGATGATCGGTTGGTCGCCTAAATCGACCCTGCGGCTGGGAAGGTCGTCGGACATCCGTTCATAACGCTGCTGCCAACGTTGCCCCATTTCATCGAGAATCGAGGCGGCATCGCGAATCTCTTTGTACTGAAGCAATCGCTCGATTAATTCGGATTGGGGGTCGAGGATCTCTTCTTCCTCGGCTTCTTCGACAATTTTGGGAAGGACCGCGAGGCTCTTCATCTCCACCAGCGTGGAGGCCAAATCGAGGAAATCGCCCACTTCGCCCAGGTCCAATTCCTGCAAGATGTCCATGTAGCCGAGGTATTGGTCGACAATTTTGGCGAGCGACATCTCGGGTAACGCCACCTCTTGGCGGCGAACCAAATAGAGCAACAGGTCGAGAGGCCCTCGGTATGCTGGCAATTCGACACGGAAATTCATGGTTTTGCCGAGGCCTTGACGCGTGCCAGCGCGCCGAAATGAGAGCGTGGACGAGCGTGAGGAGATAAAAAAAGGACTGAATTCTCAGATTAGCTTAGCAGGAGCGATCACTCTAGAGACGTTTTTGTTGTCATTTGCAGTGTATTTCACTCTTCGTAACGGAGGGAGGAGCCAACGACGAACACGATCTCGGCACCCGCGATCTTTCAGCGCCGATCTCGACGCTAACGCCCTTGTTGGTTTTTGCCCTCAAAATTATCATACTGGGCTCGACAAAGCGGTCCAATCCAAATCCTCGTAGATGACGACACCCCCCATCTGATGAGCAAAGACAACCAGCGACACGTGCTTAGTGCACTTGTTCAAAACGTGCCAGGCGTTCTGGCTCACATTTCCGGCATGCTTGCCTCGCGCGGATACAATATCGATTCGTTAGCGGTCGGCGAAACCGAAGACAAGCATCTTTCTCGCATGACGTTTGTCGTCGTGGGAGACGATCGCGTGCTGGAACAAGTCGGCAAACAGCTGGAAAAAATTGTCACGGTCGTGCAAGTACTCGACGTCAGCAGCCGTGATTTCGTCGAGCGTGATTTGTTGTTGATGAAAATCAAAGCACCCGCTGGACCGGTACGCAGCGAGATTCGCGAACTGGTCGATATTTTTCGAGCCAAGATCGTCGACGTGGGCCTCGATGAATTGATGGTTGAAATCAGCGGCCGCGAAAACAAAGTCCAAGCGTTCATCGAACGAATGCGGCCCTATGGAATCACGGAACTGGCTCGCACCGGTCGGATCGCGATGATTCGCAGCGATAGCGAATTGCCCCGGACCAAGGCTGCCTCGGCAAAGGTTGTCACCGTATAGTGACCGACCGTTAGCTCCCGAAAAAAAATCTCCCTCTTTACTTTACTACCCAAAGATTTGAACGCTGCTATGGCTGCTACGATTTACTACGAAAATGATGCCGATTTGTCTCACCTGAAGGGCAAAACGGTTGCAATCCTTGGCTACGGTTCGCAAGGCCACGCGCAAGCTCAGAACCTTCGCGACAGCGGATGCAACGTCATCATTGGACAACGTCCTGGTTCGGCTAACTACGACTTGGCTGTTTCGCACGGCTTCGAGCCAATGTCGATTGAAGACGCAACCAAGGCAGCAGATGTCATCAACATCCTTCTTCCCGATGAAGTTCAAGGCGACATTTATCGCGACTCCATCGAGCCCAACTTGAAGCCGGGCAACGTGTTGATGTGCTCGCACGGTTTCAACATCCACTTTGGCCAGATCCAGCCACCCAAGGGAATCGATACCTTGCTCGTCGCTCCTAAGGGCCCTGGGCACTTGGTCCGCAGCGAATATGTAAAAGGGGGCGGTGTCCCTTGTTTGATCGCCTTGGGCGAAGGCGCCTCCGAAGCGACCAAGCAGATTGGTTTGGCGTACGCCAAGGGAATCGGCGGAACGCGCGGCGGAGTGATCGAGACTTCGTTCGCGGAAGAAACCGAAACCGATCTGTTCGGCGAGCAGGTGGTACTTTGCGGCGGCGTGAGCGAGCTTGTCAAAGCCGGTTTTGAAACGTTGGTCGAAGCGGGTTACCAACCTGAGATGGCCTACTTCGAGTGCATGCACGAATTGAAGTTGATCGTCGATTTGTTGTACGAAGGTGGTTTGAGCTACATGCGTTACAGCATTAGTAACACCGCAGAGTATGGCGATTACGTCAGCGGTCCTCGTATCATTACGCCGGAAACCAAGGCCGAAATGAAGCGAGTTTTGAATGAAATCCAATGTGGTGAATTCGCTCGCAAATGGATCTCCGAAAACCGTGCCGGTGCACCGTTCTTCAAAGCAACCCGTCGTCGCGAACGCGAACATGGTGTTGAACAAGTCGGCCGCGGTCTTCGCCGCATGATGACTTGGATCGACGAAAAGGAAGTTTGATCCATGGCGGCGTCAGATCACTTGTCAACGCCGAACGTTGCCAAGCTGACGCAGATGCAGATCGATGCGGTTCGGCGCTGGCATGCCGAACCGGTCGACAATCGGTTCACGGGACTTGAAGGTCTCGTTTGTCAACAACATGCCATGAACTTCTGTTTGTGGCACGAAGAGGATAAGGCACGAAACCCCGCTGCGACCGACGTTGAGATCGCCGGGGTGAAACGGGCGATCGACGGGTTAAATCAACGGCGTAATGATTTGATCGAAGACGTCGATGACGCTATCTCCGAACTTATTCGGGCCTCTGGTATTACGGTTGCATCCGATGCCGCGATCAATACCGAAACTCCTGGCAGTGTGATCGATCGTTTGTCGATCATGTCGCTACGTATTTTCCATTACGGCGAACAATGTGATCGCATGGATGTCGAAGAGGAGCATCGGAAAAAGGTGCTCCAGCGATTGGCGGTTTGCAAAACGCAGCACGCGGATTTGTCGTTTTCGTTACAGCAATTGTTCGACGATCTGTTTGCCGGGCGAAAACGCCATCAGACGTACCGCCAGTTGAAGATGTATAACGATGCGTCGCTCAACCCAGCCATCTACAACGCATCGCGACAATCGTAGTCCCCGGTTGCTAACGCGTCCGACCCTCCCAACAGGGAGGGTGTTTCACCGCGCCGCAACACCTCCTGACAAACTCGTTTGGAGTGACGCTGTCCTATCCTTTGACAACCAAGTTCACCAACCGGCCGGGGACGACAATCTGTTTGACGATCGTTTTACCCTCGAGCTGTTCGGCCACTTTGGGATCCCCCAAGGCAATTTCAATTAATTGATCCTTGTTCGCGTCGGGGGAAACATTGATCTTGGATTTGATCTTTCCGTTGATTTGAACCGGGATCTCAATGCTGCTTTGGGCCAGCGCCGCTTCGTCCCATTCGGGCCAAGTTGCGTTTGCGACAGCGCCTTGACCGCCGAGCAGCATCCAGAGCTCTTCGGCCAAGTGGGGAGCGTAGGGCGACAGCAGGATCAGAAAGGACTTCATCGCTTCGATCGGACGCTGCTCGGATCGTGTGAAGAAGTTTGTGAACTCCATCATGCGAGCGATTGCGGTATTGAAGCTCATCGCTTCGGTATCTTCGGTGACCTTGCGAATCGTTTGATGGAGGGTTCGCAATTGTGCTTCGTCACACGGTTTGTCGGTGATGGCGTCGCACAACGCCACTTCGTCGGCGTCTTGATCAACGATCATTCGCCAGACGCGGTCCAAGAAATTACGGACTCCGCCGACACCGTCCATCGACCATGGCTTGGTGGCTTCGAGTGGTCCCATGAACATTTCGTACAATCGCAATGCATCGGCGCCGTAATCTTTCACGACGGTATCGGGATTGACGACGTTGCCGCGGCTTTTAGACATTTTGTCGGCTTTTGCCAGGACTTTGAAGTCGGTGCCCGCCAAGAACGTTTGCCCTTTGCGTTTTTCCGTTTCGTCATCGCTGAGATCGGAGTCATCGGAATGCTTGAGGATGATCGAAACTTTCTCTCCGTCTTCGGCACGATCGCCTCGGATCCCTTTTTGATCCAAGTCCGTCTTCGCCGCTTGGTAGTCTTCATCGCTCATGTGGTATTGAGGCGAACCAAGGATCATGCCTTGATTGACGAGTCGTCCAAACGGTTCCGGCGTGCTAACGTGTCCGCGGTCGTAAAGGACCTTGTGCCAAAATCGCGAGTACAACAAGTGCAGGACCGCATGCTCGGCACCTCCGACATACAGGTCGACAGGCATCCATTGCTTTTCTTTCTCCGGATCGATCATCGCGTGATCGTTTTTCGGATCGATGTATCGCAAGTAATACCAGCACGAACCTGCCCACTGTGGCATCGTGTTGGTTTCGCGGCGATAGCGTTTGCCGTCGATCGTCACGTACAACCAATCCTCATCGGCTTTGGCCAATGGGGGTTCGGGCCGCCCGTGCGGTTTGTAATCTTTCAAATCGGGTAAACGCACGGGCAGTTCCGAGGTATCGACCGCTCGTTTGATTCCGGTCGCGTCGCCGTTCTCATCCACCTCGTGGAGAATTGGGAACGGTTCGCCCCAAAATCGTTGGCGGCTGAACAACCAATCGCGAAGTTTGAAGTTAACCGCTTCACTGCCTTGCCCCGTTTCCGACAACCAAGTGGTCACAGCGGTTTTGACTTCCTGGGTCGTTTGGCCGTTGAACTGAGCGCTGTTGATGGCGGTTCCTTGCGCGGCGAAACAGGCTTTACCGGCCAGGATCGCATCGCGGTTAGGATCGTCGGCATCTGGATCCACGACAGGGATGACCTTCAAATCAAATTGTTGGGCAAATTCAAAGTCCCGTTCATCGTGGGCGGGGACCGCCATGATGGCACCGGTTCCGTAACCGGCAAGCACGTAGTCCGCGACCCAAATCGGAATCGATTCGCCATTGACGGGATTGATCGCTGTCGATCCGGTGAAGACGCCTGTTTTCACCTTGTCGCCTTCGGTCCGTTCGCGATCGCTCTTGAACGAGGCTTTCTCACGATACGCATGGACCGCTTCGGATTGCGCAGGCGTGGTCAAGCGATCGACTAATGGGTGTTCAGGTGAAACGACCATATACGTGGCACCAAACAACGTATCGGGGCGTGTCGTGTAGACGCGTAGGGCATCGTCGCCCGATTCGGCGGGAAAGGCGTTCTTGGTTCTCGCCGCTTTCCAGGCTTCAAACTGGTCTGCTTGGCCGACATAAAAGTCGACTTCCGCACCCGTGCTGCGTCCGATCCAATCGGTTTGTAGCTTTTTGATTCCGGTGGGCCAATCGAGATCGTCGAGTCCCGCCGCCAAGCGTTCCGCGTAAGCGGTAATGCGGAGCATCCATTGCCGCAGCGGGATGCGTTTGACCGGATAGCCACCCCGATCGCTTTTGCCATCAATCACCTCTTCATTGGCAAGCACGGTGCCGAGTTCTTGGCACCAATTCACCAGCGCGTCGTCTTGATATGCCAAGCGTTGGGAGTCGCGATAGGCGGCGATCGCCACTTCGCCTTGGGCCTCGACCTCCACGGGGATAGGCAATTCTGCGATCGGACGCCCCTTTTGCGCTTCGCTGTCAAACCATGTGTCGTAGAGGACCAGGAAAATCCACTGAGTCCAGCGAAAGTAGTCTTCATCGGTGGTCGCCAACACGCGATCCCAGTCGTAGCTAAAGCCGAGCATCTTTAGCTGACGCGTGAAATTATCGATGTTTTTTTGGGTCTGCAAACGCGGGTGTTCGCCTGTTTTGATCGCGTGTTCCTCGGCGGGCAAGCCGAATGCGTCAAAGCCCATCGGGTGCAGCACGCTTTCGCCTCGAAGTCTCGCAAAACGCGAAATGATATCGGTCGCGGTATAGCCTTCGGGATGCCCAACGTGTAATCCGTCGCCACTGGGGTAGGGAAACATGTCCAAAACGTACCTTTTCTTCCCGGTCGGATGCTCCGGTGTAGCGAAGGTGCGGTTTTGTTCCCAATAGGCTTGCCAGCGAGGTTCGATTTCGGCGGGATTATAGCGAGGCATGGAATTTAGCTTTGGCGTAAGGGGGGGAGTCTGGCTGTCGAAGAGTCGTGCATCGGCACTAAAACTTGGGACGAAGAAATCGTTGGGAAAGAGCTTTGCTCCGTACTGTTGGCGGATCCGATTCGGTCATTCCCCGTTTTAACGGCGATTTATGAATCGGCGGGAGGGGGGATTGGACCCGCCGCAAGTTCTTTTCAAACGATTTCAACAAGCTCAAAGGGAGAATTCTAGGAAATACAGGGGCGGATGAAAGGTGGACCGAAAAACCTTGATTTCAGTTCGCTTGCCGCTGCGGGAGTGAGATGGCAAGCGGCGGCGGCTTTGCGATTGGGATTTCGCCGTTGACGCTCCCCCCATGCAATGGCTACAGAGCAACCATCATGAGACTTCATCTGCTTCGTCTGACCGTCATTTGCACAGGGATCGCCCTTGGCGTCGGCTGTCGTACGTACGCTCCGATCGCTGTTTGGACGCCTCCGGGGCTACAATCGACGGTGGGCAAGCGAGTGGCGGTTTCCCAGGTGGTCGGACCTGCCGAGATCGCAAAGCAAGTTCAACAAAAATTGATCGCATCGGCTCCTCATGATCAGGGCCGCGAGTTCGAGCTCGTTGATTCCGAAACGTTGCAACCCAAGTCTCCGATTCGTTTGGTCGCCGCCACCGAGGACCAGTCCAGTGACGTGGCGCTCGCCTCGGTCGCCCGACGCGAGGGCTACGACTACATTTTGCGTGGGGAGGTTCTCTCCGAACGAACGCATGGAGTGCGACCAACTGATCCCGATCTCTTGGCGATCTCTTGGCGATTGACGGCGATCGATGCTCATCAGGCTTCGGCCGGAACACCGGTGGTCGTGGAGCGATCGACTGCGATCGAGCGATATCCTGAGCTCGCGCTCCTCTCAGACCCCGATGAGCAATTGGTTGCCGCTGCGGTGCGAGAAACGCATCGCTTGTTTTCGCCGTCACTTGCGCACCAGAGGGTCTCGTTGGCGGTCCCCTTGCTGACGCCCGGTCGAGCCGATGTGCGGCGTGGCAACGCGGCAGCGAAGCAAGGTGATTGGCAACAAGCGACGACGTACTGGACCAGGGCCGCCGAGCAGCACCCGATGCAGGCTGCGGCAACGCATAACTTGGCGTTGGCTGCCGCAGCTTCGCAGGACTTCTCGCTGGCGAAGCAGTTGGCCAGAAAGGCGGTACGGCAATACCCGCTGCCGATGTACCAGCAGACATTGGTCTGGATTGAACAAACCCAGCGGCAATATCACGAGGCCTTCAATCTACCGGATCCACCCGAAGGTTGGTTCCTGACCCGTTCGTAGCGGCGGTTGCGGGCGAGTGCGCTCGAGGCAAACGATGGAGGCAAGCGGTGGGAACCATTGAAAATGGTAAAATTGCAAACTGAAAATTTTAAATTGGATGACGCGAGGATGCATCGCGAGTCGCGGGTCCGTTTTCCTACGCTTTATTGTTCAATTTAAAATTGTCAATTTTACTTTTTCAATCCTTTCGGCCTCCCCGGTCGCTCTCGCATCGGACCCTCCCTTACGAGAGGGGGTTGCGCAATGGGAAAAACCACACGGCAAGCGGTCGTGCCGCTTAGGCCAGTTCCTCGAGTCGTCCGGTACTGTCCCCGATCGACTCCGCAGGCGTTCCCATGCAGTCGAGCATCGAGAGGAACAGGTTTGCCATCGGCCGTTCGGTCTTGGGCTCGATGTACCGACCGGTGCGAATCTTTCCGCCCGCGCCGCCGGCGAGCACGATCGGCAAGTCTTCGTGTCGGTGGCGGTTGCCGTCGCTAAGGCCGCTGCCGTACAGCACCAATGATTGATCCAATAGGGTTCCGGTGCCTTCCTGGATGGAGTCCAGTCGCTTCAGGAAGTATTCGAATTGCTCGACGAGGTAATGGTCGATTCGTTTGAGTTTTTCGACTTGGTCTTCTTGGTTGCGATGGTGACTGAGTTGGTGATGCCCTTCCTTGATATCGATTTCGGAATAGCGGCGACTCCCGCCCGCAGAATCGAGCATCAAGGTGGCAACGCGTGTGGTGTCGGTTTGGAACCCGACCGCCATGATGTCGTACATCAATCTCGCATGTTCGCGGAACGCCTCGACTCGCCCAAAGGGGACTTCAAGATCAGGCATTGCGGCACGGTCGGCTTGTTCACTGCGTTCGATTTGGGATTCGATATCACGGATGCTGGAGAAGTATTCGTCCAGTTTGCGTTGGTCGGACCGGCCCACATTCTTCATGATCCGCTTGGCATCTTCGGCGACGACATCGAGGATACTTTTGCGATAGAAGTCGCGTTCTTTTCTCGCTGCGTCACTGCCGCGATTGAACATCCGCTCGAATGCCATTCGCGGGTTGACTTCCTTTGGCATCGGTTGTGACTCGCTACGCCACGAGACATTGGACGAGTACGCACAGCCATATCCGCTGTCGCAGCTGCCTGCATTGCGGCTGCCGACGAGCCCTAGTTCGATTGATGGCAGCGTTGTTTTTCCGACCAATTGGTTGGCTGCGACTTGATCGACCGAGATGCCGAGTTTGATGTTGCTGCTCGTCTTGACGGGGCGCGCGGCGGTCAAGAAGGTGGAACCACCGCGGGCGTGGTCGCCGGCACCGTCTTTGTGTGCCCGGCCGTTGTCATGCGCCAGACCCGAGATCACATTGATCTTCGACTTGAACGCTTCGAGCGGCTTCAGCGTGGGAGAGAGTTGCCAATCGTCGCCGCTTCCGGTCGGTTTCCAATCCGACATGATCGCGCCGTTGGGGAAGAACACACAGGCCATTCGCACGGGCGTTTCATCCTGTGACGATGGAGGGCCGGTGGCTGCAAACACGCTGCGTGCAACGGGAGTCATCGATTCAAGCAGCGGTAGACCGATCGCAAGTCCCGCGCCGCGAAGCATGGTTCGTCGACTTAGTGGCTGGCTCATTGTTTCTCCTCCGAAGAATTGATTTTAATTGGAACGTAACTGGTTTTGAAACGGGCGGCTTCGCACGACTTCTAGGATCACGTCGGTAAACCGGTAGCCATCGGTGGCGGTGGTGTTCGCAATCGATTCGATCACGCAGCGGTCCGTTGGCGACAATTCGCGACCGAGCGAAAAGGTCAGCAAGCGGCGAATGGTCGTTCTCGCAAAGACATCTTTTTCGCTGTTGCCGAGTACCTCGGCGAGTTCGGCCGCTCCGGAAAATCGACGACCACCGG
This window encodes:
- the leuS gene encoding leucine--tRNA ligase; this translates as MPRYNPAEIEPRWQAYWEQNRTFATPEHPTGKKRYVLDMFPYPSGDGLHVGHPEGYTATDIISRFARLRGESVLHPMGFDAFGLPAEEHAIKTGEHPRLQTQKNIDNFTRQLKMLGFSYDWDRVLATTDEDYFRWTQWIFLVLYDTWFDSEAQKGRPIAELPIPVEVEAQGEVAIAAYRDSQRLAYQDDALVNWCQELGTVLANEEVIDGKSDRGGYPVKRIPLRQWMLRITAYAERLAAGLDDLDWPTGIKKLQTDWIGRSTGAEVDFYVGQADQFEAWKAARTKNAFPAESGDDALRVYTTRPDTLFGATYMVVSPEHPLVDRLTTPAQSEAVHAYREKASFKSDRERTEGDKVKTGVFTGSTAINPVNGESIPIWVADYVLAGYGTGAIMAVPAHDERDFEFAQQFDLKVIPVVDPDADDPNRDAILAGKACFAAQGTAINSAQFNGQTTQEVKTAVTTWLSETGQGSEAVNFKLRDWLFSRQRFWGEPFPILHEVDENGDATGIKRAVDTSELPVRLPDLKDYKPHGRPEPPLAKADEDWLYVTIDGKRYRRETNTMPQWAGSCWYYLRYIDPKNDHAMIDPEKEKQWMPVDLYVGGAEHAVLHLLYSRFWHKVLYDRGHVSTPEPFGRLVNQGMILGSPQYHMSDEDYQAAKTDLDQKGIRGDRAEDGEKVSIILKHSDDSDLSDDETEKRKGQTFLAGTDFKVLAKADKMSKSRGNVVNPDTVVKDYGADALRLYEMFMGPLEATKPWSMDGVGGVRNFLDRVWRMIVDQDADEVALCDAITDKPCDEAQLRTLHQTIRKVTEDTEAMSFNTAIARMMEFTNFFTRSEQRPIEAMKSFLILLSPYAPHLAEELWMLLGGQGAVANATWPEWDEAALAQSSIEIPVQINGKIKSKINVSPDANKDQLIEIALGDPKVAEQLEGKTIVKQIVVPGRLVNLVVKG
- a CDS encoding tetratricopeptide repeat protein, whose protein sequence is MRLHLLRLTVICTGIALGVGCRTYAPIAVWTPPGLQSTVGKRVAVSQVVGPAEIAKQVQQKLIASAPHDQGREFELVDSETLQPKSPIRLVAATEDQSSDVALASVARREGYDYILRGEVLSERTHGVRPTDPDLLAISWRLTAIDAHQASAGTPVVVERSTAIERYPELALLSDPDEQLVAAAVRETHRLFSPSLAHQRVSLAVPLLTPGRADVRRGNAAAKQGDWQQATTYWTRAAEQHPMQAAATHNLALAAAASQDFSLAKQLARKAVRQYPLPMYQQTLVWIEQTQRQYHEAFNLPDPPEGWFLTRS
- a CDS encoding DUF1552 domain-containing protein, with product MSQPLSRRTMLRGAGLAIGLPLLESMTPVARSVFAATGPPSSQDETPVRMACVFFPNGAIMSDWKPTGSGDDWQLSPTLKPLEAFKSKINVISGLAHDNGRAHKDGAGDHARGGSTFLTAARPVKTSSNIKLGISVDQVAANQLVGKTTLPSIELGLVGSRNAGSCDSGYGCAYSSNVSWRSESQPMPKEVNPRMAFERMFNRGSDAARKERDFYRKSILDVVAEDAKRIMKNVGRSDQRKLDEYFSSIRDIESQIERSEQADRAAMPDLEVPFGRVEAFREHARLMYDIMAVGFQTDTTRVATLMLDSAGGSRRYSEIDIKEGHHQLSHHRNQEDQVEKLKRIDHYLVEQFEYFLKRLDSIQEGTGTLLDQSLVLYGSGLSDGNRHRHEDLPIVLAGGAGGKIRTGRYIEPKTERPMANLFLSMLDCMGTPAESIGDSTGRLEELA